Proteins from one Rosa chinensis cultivar Old Blush chromosome 7, RchiOBHm-V2, whole genome shotgun sequence genomic window:
- the LOC112177142 gene encoding MDIS1-interacting receptor like kinase 2 isoform X2 — protein MLLILVRCYTITSTMGASIFQKLGFLSFLIMSVVFVSSSKYVASATVSTDEVDALLQWKTSLQDPQSLLTSWSAQHLTNATSPTSWSAQHFPYDTSPCTWFAISCNNAKSVTTINLTKSGLQGQIPQTFGNLRKLKVLYMFENIFVGSIPLEIGKLASLSNLSLHTNNFSGSIPDSICDLRHLTALKLHRNNLSGPIPENIGSLKSLLVLNVCENQLSGPIPMSIGNLSRLKVLYIRDNKLSGSIPQVIGDLMNLTVLRVARNNLTGHLPQNLCKCGVLASFTANGNRLIGRMPESLRNCTTLYRVRLDGNQFTGNISEDFGEYPNLNYINLSDNNFYGEISEKWGKSLQLTDLEIAGNNITGSIPPEIGNLTQLHVLNLSSNHLVGKIPLGLGKLTFLERLILNDNQLSGTIPQELGSLTDLEFLDLSKNNLSQSIPSSLGNLVKLHHLNLSNNELSHGTPTKLGQLKQLSVLDLSHNFLSQEIPKEFCNLESLLTLNLSHNNLSGIVPQAFADLRGLEFVDISYNRLWGPIPENKAFQEAPIEALQGNPSLCGNATGLQPCTKTPGKKKHSSNIGYKVVCLVIPPVVGVLILVFCGIYITYRRKKNCQKTDEEDLHPKEFELRSMSIFEGKLLYEEIAKATEDFDDAYCIGKGGTGSVYKAKLPSDDLVAVKKLHTTQCDGERCFEKEFLNEVMALTEIRHRNIVKFYGSCSHPRHSLLVYEYLERGSLFSILCNEEAAKELDWSKRVNIIKGVAHGLSYMHSDVSPPIVHRDITSKNILLDAEYEACISDFGSAKLLQLGATNWTAVAGTFGYLAPELAYTLKVTEKCDVYSFGVLAIEVMNGKYPSGLIRSLLSQAAIREGKLPEDVWDDRLEPPMGKILEELLTVLMVAVACLHPNPQFRPTMYDVSQFITMQIDLSDRVGLIQGSICV, from the exons ATGTTGCTAATTCTGGTCAGGTGTTATACCATTACAAGCACCATGGGAGCATCAATCTTTCAGAAACTAGGCTTTCTTTCGTTCCTCATCATGTCTGTTGTTTTCGTTTCGTCTTCCAAATATGTTGCTTCAGCTACTGTTTCTACTGATGAAGTTGATGCTCTTCTCCAATGGAAAACCAGCCTTCAAGACCCTCAATCACTCCTAACTTCATGGAGTGCTCAGCACTTAACAAATGCAACAAGTCCAACTTCATGGAGTGCTCAGCACTTCCCATATGACACAAGTCCATGCACTTGGTTTGCCATTTCTTGCAACAATGCCAAGAGTGTCACCACAATAAACCTTACTAAGTCGGGTTTACAAG GTCAGATCCCACAAACTTTCGGGAACTTAAGAAAGCTAAAAGTACTATACATGTTTGAGAACATATTTGTTGGCTCCATTCCCTTGGAGATAGGGAAGTTGGCATCTCTCAGCAATCTAAGCCTTCACACCAACAACTTTTCTGGAAGTATCCCGGATTCCATATGTGACCTGAGACACCTTACTGCACTCAAACTGCATCGGAACAATCTTTCAGGCCCAATTCCGGAAAATATTGGAAGCTTGAAGTCTCTTCTTGTTCTAAATGTCTGTGAAAATCAACTCAGTGGTCCTATTCCCATGTCAATTGGTAACTTGAGCAGGTTAAAGGTTCTATACATCCGCGACAACAAACTCTCTGGTTCCATTCCTCAAGTGATAGGAGATCTTATGAACTTGACTGTGCTAAGAGTTGCTAGAAACAATTTGACTGGTCATTTACCACAGAATCTCTGCAAATGTGGAGTGCTTGCATCGTTTACAGCTAATGGAAATCGTCTCATAGGTCGAATGCCTGAAAGCTTGAGAAACTGCACAACCTTGTATAGAGTCCGTCTTGATGGGAACCAATTCACTGGAAATATATCTGAAGATTTTGGTGAATATCCAAACTTGAATTACATAAATCTAAGTGACAATAATTTTTATGGTGAAATTTCGGAGAAATGGGGCAAGTCTCTGCAGCTAACAGATCTTGAGATTGCAGGTAACAACATAACAGGTTCCATTCCACCTGAGATTGGTAATTTGACTCAACTACATGTgcttaatctttcttcaaatcaTTTAGTTGGGAAAATCCCTTTGGGACTAGGAAAGTTGACCTTTTTGGAGAGGCTTATACTGAACGACAATCAACTTTCTGGTACTATACCTCAAGAACTTGGATCACTGACTGACCTTGAGTTTCTTGACCTGTCCAAAAACAACTTGAGCCAGTCAATTCCTAGTAGTCTGGGGAACCTAGTGAAACTGCACCACCTGAACTTGAGCAACAACGAGTTGAGCCATGGAACCCCAACCAAGTTGGGTCAGTTGAAGCAGCTGTCTGTGCTAGATTTGAGTCATAACTTTCTTAGTCAAGAGATACCGAAGGAGTTTTGTAATTTGGAAAGCTTGTTGACACTGAATCTGTCCCACAATAACCTCTCTGGTATTGTTCCCCAGGCTTTTGCTGACCTTCGTGGCTTGGAGTTTGTTGACATATCATACAATCGATTATGGGGTCCGATTCCAGAAAACAAAGCATTTCAAGAAGCTCCTATAGAAGCATTGCAAGGGAATCCAAGTCTGTGTGGCAATGCTACAGGTCTACAGCCCTGCACTAAGACTCCTGGCAAAAAGAAGCACAGCTCGAACATTGGTTACAAAGTCGTGTGCTTGGTAATCCCACCTGTGGTAGGAGTACTTATACTTGTTTTCTGTGGAATTTATATCACTTacagaagaaaaaagaattgtCAAAAAACAGATGAAGAGGACTTGCACCCTAAAGAATTTGAACTTCGTTCAATGTCGATTTTTGAAGGAAAATTGTTGTATGAAGAAATTGCAAAAGCAACTGAGGATTTTGATGATGCTTATTGCATTGGGAAGGGAGGCACTGGAAGCGTTTACAAGGCAAAGCTTCCATCTGATGACTTGGTTGCTGTAAAGAAACTCCATACTACTCAATGTGATGGTGAGAGGTGCTTTGAAAAAGAGTTCTTAAACGAGGTGATGGCATTGACTGAGATACGCCACCGGAACATTGTGAAATTTTATGGCTCTTGTTCACATCCACGACACTCACTTTTGGTTTATGAGTACCTAGAAAGGGGTAGCTTGTTCTCAATCTTGTGCAATGAAGAAGCAGCCAAGGAATTGGATTGGAGCAAGAGGGTGAATATCATCAAAGGTGTTGCTCATGGCTTATCATACATGCACTCTGATGTATCGCCACCAATTGTTCATCGGGACATAACCAGCAAGAACATTTTGCTAGATGCCGAGTATGAGGCTTGCATTTCAGACTTTGGAAGTGCTAAGCTGCTACAGCTCGGTGCAACTAACTGGACTGCTGTCGCAGGCACATTCGGATATTTAGCACCAG AGCTTGCTTATACATTGAAGGTGACTGAGAAATGTGATGTGTACAGCTTCGGAGTATTGGCAATTGAAGTGATGAACGGGAAGTACCCGAGTGGTCTAATCAGGTCTTTGTTGTCACAAGCTGCAATCAGGGAAGGAAAATTGCCAGAAGATGTGTGGGACGACCGCCTTGAACCTCCCATGGGTAAAATTCTGGAAGAACTTCTTACTGTCTTAATGGTAGCAGTCGCATGCTTACATCCAAATCCACAGTTCAGGCCTACCATGTATGACGTTTCTCAGTTTATAACAATGCAAATCGATCTCTCAGACAGAGTTGGACTAATACAAGGCTCAATCTGTGTTTGA
- the LOC112177142 gene encoding MDIS1-interacting receptor like kinase 2 isoform X1 has product MLLILVRCYTITSTMGASIFQKLGFLSFLIMSVVFVSSSKYVASATVSTDEVDALLQWKTSLQDPQSLLTSWSAQHLTNATSPTSWSAQHFPYDTSPCTWFAISCNNAKSVTTINLTKSGLQGTLHQFSFSSFPNLQHFDLSMNSIFSTIPPEINQLSKLVYLDLSDNMLNGSIPASFGNLSSLAYLNLGRNFLTSSVPLEMGNFPELVELYLNTNKLTGQIPQTFGNLRKLKVLYMFENIFVGSIPLEIGKLASLSNLSLHTNNFSGSIPDSICDLRHLTALKLHRNNLSGPIPENIGSLKSLLVLNVCENQLSGPIPMSIGNLSRLKVLYIRDNKLSGSIPQVIGDLMNLTVLRVARNNLTGHLPQNLCKCGVLASFTANGNRLIGRMPESLRNCTTLYRVRLDGNQFTGNISEDFGEYPNLNYINLSDNNFYGEISEKWGKSLQLTDLEIAGNNITGSIPPEIGNLTQLHVLNLSSNHLVGKIPLGLGKLTFLERLILNDNQLSGTIPQELGSLTDLEFLDLSKNNLSQSIPSSLGNLVKLHHLNLSNNELSHGTPTKLGQLKQLSVLDLSHNFLSQEIPKEFCNLESLLTLNLSHNNLSGIVPQAFADLRGLEFVDISYNRLWGPIPENKAFQEAPIEALQGNPSLCGNATGLQPCTKTPGKKKHSSNIGYKVVCLVIPPVVGVLILVFCGIYITYRRKKNCQKTDEEDLHPKEFELRSMSIFEGKLLYEEIAKATEDFDDAYCIGKGGTGSVYKAKLPSDDLVAVKKLHTTQCDGERCFEKEFLNEVMALTEIRHRNIVKFYGSCSHPRHSLLVYEYLERGSLFSILCNEEAAKELDWSKRVNIIKGVAHGLSYMHSDVSPPIVHRDITSKNILLDAEYEACISDFGSAKLLQLGATNWTAVAGTFGYLAPELAYTLKVTEKCDVYSFGVLAIEVMNGKYPSGLIRSLLSQAAIREGKLPEDVWDDRLEPPMGKILEELLTVLMVAVACLHPNPQFRPTMYDVSQFITMQIDLSDRVGLIQGSICV; this is encoded by the exons ATGTTGCTAATTCTGGTCAGGTGTTATACCATTACAAGCACCATGGGAGCATCAATCTTTCAGAAACTAGGCTTTCTTTCGTTCCTCATCATGTCTGTTGTTTTCGTTTCGTCTTCCAAATATGTTGCTTCAGCTACTGTTTCTACTGATGAAGTTGATGCTCTTCTCCAATGGAAAACCAGCCTTCAAGACCCTCAATCACTCCTAACTTCATGGAGTGCTCAGCACTTAACAAATGCAACAAGTCCAACTTCATGGAGTGCTCAGCACTTCCCATATGACACAAGTCCATGCACTTGGTTTGCCATTTCTTGCAACAATGCCAAGAGTGTCACCACAATAAACCTTACTAAGTCGGGTTTACAAGGTACGCTTCAccaattttcattttcctccTTCCCGAACCTTCAGCACTTTGATCTCAGCATGAACTCAATCTTTAGTACCATTCCACCTGAAATCAATCAACTCTCCAAACTAGTGTATCTTGATTTATCTGATAACATGTTGAATGGTTCAATTCCTGCTTCTTTCGGAAACCTTAGCAGTCTTGCTTACTTGAATCTGGGTAGGAACTTTCTTACTAGTTCAGTTCCTTTAGAAATGGGCAATTTTCCAGAGTTGGTGGAGCTTTACTTGAATACCAACAAACTTACAGGTCAGATCCCACAAACTTTCGGGAACTTAAGAAAGCTAAAAGTACTATACATGTTTGAGAACATATTTGTTGGCTCCATTCCCTTGGAGATAGGGAAGTTGGCATCTCTCAGCAATCTAAGCCTTCACACCAACAACTTTTCTGGAAGTATCCCGGATTCCATATGTGACCTGAGACACCTTACTGCACTCAAACTGCATCGGAACAATCTTTCAGGCCCAATTCCGGAAAATATTGGAAGCTTGAAGTCTCTTCTTGTTCTAAATGTCTGTGAAAATCAACTCAGTGGTCCTATTCCCATGTCAATTGGTAACTTGAGCAGGTTAAAGGTTCTATACATCCGCGACAACAAACTCTCTGGTTCCATTCCTCAAGTGATAGGAGATCTTATGAACTTGACTGTGCTAAGAGTTGCTAGAAACAATTTGACTGGTCATTTACCACAGAATCTCTGCAAATGTGGAGTGCTTGCATCGTTTACAGCTAATGGAAATCGTCTCATAGGTCGAATGCCTGAAAGCTTGAGAAACTGCACAACCTTGTATAGAGTCCGTCTTGATGGGAACCAATTCACTGGAAATATATCTGAAGATTTTGGTGAATATCCAAACTTGAATTACATAAATCTAAGTGACAATAATTTTTATGGTGAAATTTCGGAGAAATGGGGCAAGTCTCTGCAGCTAACAGATCTTGAGATTGCAGGTAACAACATAACAGGTTCCATTCCACCTGAGATTGGTAATTTGACTCAACTACATGTgcttaatctttcttcaaatcaTTTAGTTGGGAAAATCCCTTTGGGACTAGGAAAGTTGACCTTTTTGGAGAGGCTTATACTGAACGACAATCAACTTTCTGGTACTATACCTCAAGAACTTGGATCACTGACTGACCTTGAGTTTCTTGACCTGTCCAAAAACAACTTGAGCCAGTCAATTCCTAGTAGTCTGGGGAACCTAGTGAAACTGCACCACCTGAACTTGAGCAACAACGAGTTGAGCCATGGAACCCCAACCAAGTTGGGTCAGTTGAAGCAGCTGTCTGTGCTAGATTTGAGTCATAACTTTCTTAGTCAAGAGATACCGAAGGAGTTTTGTAATTTGGAAAGCTTGTTGACACTGAATCTGTCCCACAATAACCTCTCTGGTATTGTTCCCCAGGCTTTTGCTGACCTTCGTGGCTTGGAGTTTGTTGACATATCATACAATCGATTATGGGGTCCGATTCCAGAAAACAAAGCATTTCAAGAAGCTCCTATAGAAGCATTGCAAGGGAATCCAAGTCTGTGTGGCAATGCTACAGGTCTACAGCCCTGCACTAAGACTCCTGGCAAAAAGAAGCACAGCTCGAACATTGGTTACAAAGTCGTGTGCTTGGTAATCCCACCTGTGGTAGGAGTACTTATACTTGTTTTCTGTGGAATTTATATCACTTacagaagaaaaaagaattgtCAAAAAACAGATGAAGAGGACTTGCACCCTAAAGAATTTGAACTTCGTTCAATGTCGATTTTTGAAGGAAAATTGTTGTATGAAGAAATTGCAAAAGCAACTGAGGATTTTGATGATGCTTATTGCATTGGGAAGGGAGGCACTGGAAGCGTTTACAAGGCAAAGCTTCCATCTGATGACTTGGTTGCTGTAAAGAAACTCCATACTACTCAATGTGATGGTGAGAGGTGCTTTGAAAAAGAGTTCTTAAACGAGGTGATGGCATTGACTGAGATACGCCACCGGAACATTGTGAAATTTTATGGCTCTTGTTCACATCCACGACACTCACTTTTGGTTTATGAGTACCTAGAAAGGGGTAGCTTGTTCTCAATCTTGTGCAATGAAGAAGCAGCCAAGGAATTGGATTGGAGCAAGAGGGTGAATATCATCAAAGGTGTTGCTCATGGCTTATCATACATGCACTCTGATGTATCGCCACCAATTGTTCATCGGGACATAACCAGCAAGAACATTTTGCTAGATGCCGAGTATGAGGCTTGCATTTCAGACTTTGGAAGTGCTAAGCTGCTACAGCTCGGTGCAACTAACTGGACTGCTGTCGCAGGCACATTCGGATATTTAGCACCAG AGCTTGCTTATACATTGAAGGTGACTGAGAAATGTGATGTGTACAGCTTCGGAGTATTGGCAATTGAAGTGATGAACGGGAAGTACCCGAGTGGTCTAATCAGGTCTTTGTTGTCACAAGCTGCAATCAGGGAAGGAAAATTGCCAGAAGATGTGTGGGACGACCGCCTTGAACCTCCCATGGGTAAAATTCTGGAAGAACTTCTTACTGTCTTAATGGTAGCAGTCGCATGCTTACATCCAAATCCACAGTTCAGGCCTACCATGTATGACGTTTCTCAGTTTATAACAATGCAAATCGATCTCTCAGACAGAGTTGGACTAATACAAGGCTCAATCTGTGTTTGA
- the LOC121050694 gene encoding protein NSP-INTERACTING KINASE 3-like, whose protein sequence is MGSLFSVLCNEEEAKKLDWSNRVTIIKGVALSYMQNDVSPPIVHRDISSKNILLDADYEVHISDFGTAKLLEHDSSNRTAVAGTVGYIALGNPSSFSGVGVSGVLKKALVPEFGWCMEQKWVVESLEGKINELERQLASLKQERQEVGEKLLQRSKQCFQSQGQLKKIEAELKNSEPRCMQLESDLQDTSCTLGALKALLAE, encoded by the exons ATGGGTAGCTTGTTTTCAGTCTTGTGCAATGAAGAAGAAGCTAAGAAATTGGATTGGAGTAATAGGGTGACTATCATTAAAGGTGTAGCCTTATCCTACATGCAGAATGATGTGTCCCCGCCAATCGTTCATCGAGACATATCCAGCAAGAACATTTTGCTAGACGCTGACTATGAGGTTCACATCTCAGACTTTGGCACTGCTAAGCTTCTAGAGCATGACTCATCTAACCGGACTGCCGTTGCTGGCACAGTTGGATACATAGCACTAGGTAAT ccatcaagcttttctgGAGTTGGAGTTTCTGGAGTTCTGAAGAAAGCCTTGGTTCCCGAGTTTGGGTGGTGTATGGAACAAAAATGGGTTGTGGAGTCTCTTGAAGGCAAGATAAATGAGTTGGAAAGACAATTGGCGTCCTTGAAACAAGAGAGACAAGAAGTGGGGGAAAAACTCCTTCAAAGGAGTAAGCAGTGTTTCCAAAGCCAAGGACAACTGAAAAAAATAGAGGCCGAATTGAAAAATTCCGAGCCTAGGTGTATGCAACTTGAGAGTGACCTTCAGGATACTAGTTGTACCTTGGGAGCTCTTAAAGCTTTATTAGCCGAGTAA